Below is a window of Halolamina sp. CBA1230 DNA.
ACGGTAATACTCTTGTACGGCGGGCCGTTTCTTTCCGATACAGTTCCGTGGTGTAGTGGCCAATCATATGGGCCTTTGGACGTGTTCAGTTCGATCTGGCGCGAAGGAAAGCCCATGACGGCGGTTCGAATCCGCCCGGAACTATCCTGCGAGGAACGAACGTGACGAGCGGATAGCTCGTGGTGGATTCGAAGCAGGGAACAAAACGAGCGAGGTGAGTGGAGTGACTGCGGTTCGAATCCGCCCGGAACTATCTTCTCACTGAGTAATCGTCCCGTTCCCGCACCGACCTATTTCTCCCTCCCCGCCCAAGTCCACCCGTGACCGACCGAACCGTCACCGCCGACGTCGTCGTCGTGGGCTGTGGCCCCGGCGGCGCCGTCCTCGCGTACCTCCTCGCCCGCAGCGGCGTCGACGTGGCGCTGGTCGAGCGCGCGGCGACGTTCGAGCGCGAGTTCCGTGGGTTCGGCTGGAACCCCGGCGTCGTCCGCCTGTTCGACGAGATGGGTATCCTCGACGACGTGCTCGATCTCGCTCACGAGCAGGTCACGGAGGGGTCGTTCTCGCTGTACGGCGAGGAGGTGACGGTGCTCGACTTCGACACGCTCGACACCGACTACCCCTACGCGCTGATGATGGAGCAGCCGGCGCTGCTCGAGTACCTCGTCGAGCGTGCCGGCGCGTACGACAACTTCGCGTTCTACCCCGCGACGACGGTCACCGACCTCCGGACCGACGAGTCCGGCGCCGTTCGCGGCGTGCGGGCGAACGACCGCGAAGCCGGCGAGGGCGTGGCGTTCGACGCGCGGGTGGTGGTCGGCGCCGACGGCCGCTACTCGACCGTCCGCGAGAGCGCCGGCATCGACGCCGGGCTGTTCGAGTCACCGTTCGACCTGGTGTGGTTCAAACTTCCCCGCGGCGCGGTCGACGCCCACGCACAGGGCCGCATCGACCGCGAGGGGCTGCTCGTCTACTTCGGCCTCGGCGGCGGGGACCTCCAGGTCGGCTACCCCGTCCGGCCCGACAACTGGACGGCGATCCGGGAGGCGGGGTTCGACGCGTTCCGCGACCGCGTCGCCGCGATCGACCCGCGGGTCGGCGACGCCGTCGACACTCACCTCGACGGGTTCCGGGACACCAGCCTCCTCGATGTCGCGCCCGGCGTCGCCGACCAGTGGACGGCGGACGGACTGCTCCTGCTGGGTGACGCCGCCCATACAGCGAGCCCCATCGGCGCGCAGGGCAACCCTCTCGCCGTCGAGGACGCCGTCGTCGCCCACGACCACCTCGTGAGCGCCCTCGCGTCGGGAAGCGGAACGGTTCCCGGCGACCGACTCCGGGAGTTCGAGACGCGGCGCCGGCCGACCGTCGAGCGCGTCGTCGCGCTCCAGCGCCGCGCCGGGCGGGCGATCGGGTTCTGGCTCGACTACGGCGAGTACGCCCCGCCGTGGCTCGTCCGCGCGTCGGTGGTCACGTTCGGGCAGCGTCTGCCGCGCTTCGGGCCGATCCGGCGGTCGGTCGAGTCGTTCGCGCTGGGCGATCGTTCCGTCTCGGTCGCCCGCTCGCGGTTCGTCGATTGACGGCTCCCGTGCGCCGGTAACCCTCGCGTCAGCGCGCACTCAAGTTCCTCCGGCCCGTACCTGCGGCCATGACCGAACCGACACCCACGCCGGGCATCCACCACGTCACCTGCGTCGCCGGCGACCCGCAGCGCAACATGGAGTTCTGGGCCGAGACGCTCGGCCTCCGCCTCGTGAAGCGGTCGATCAACCAGGACGACCCGAGCACGTACCACTTCTTCTTCGGCGACGCCGAGGGGACGCCCGGGACGAGCATGACGTTCTTCCCGTGGGAGGATCTGCCGCAGGGGAAGGTCGGCTCCGGGCAGGTCTCCCGGATCGCGTTCCGCGTCCCGGAGGGGAGCCTCGACTTCTGGGAGGACCGCTTCGACGAGTACGGCGTGGAGTACGACGAGCGCGTCGAACGCTTCGGTGAAACTGTCCTGCCGTTCCGCGACCCCGACGACCTCCCCGTCGAACTGGTCGAAACCGAGATCGGTGACGACGACCCCACGACCGCGTGGACCGAGTTCGTCCCCGAGGACGCCGCGATCCGCGGGTTCCACTCCGTGACGCTGTGGGTCGCCGACCCCGACCCGACCGAGGAGTTGCTGGAAACGATGGGGTTCGACCGCGTCGGCACCGAGCAGGCCGAGGGCGACACGCC
It encodes the following:
- a CDS encoding FAD-dependent monooxygenase; this translates as MTDRTVTADVVVVGCGPGGAVLAYLLARSGVDVALVERAATFEREFRGFGWNPGVVRLFDEMGILDDVLDLAHEQVTEGSFSLYGEEVTVLDFDTLDTDYPYALMMEQPALLEYLVERAGAYDNFAFYPATTVTDLRTDESGAVRGVRANDREAGEGVAFDARVVVGADGRYSTVRESAGIDAGLFESPFDLVWFKLPRGAVDAHAQGRIDREGLLVYFGLGGGDLQVGYPVRPDNWTAIREAGFDAFRDRVAAIDPRVGDAVDTHLDGFRDTSLLDVAPGVADQWTADGLLLLGDAAHTASPIGAQGNPLAVEDAVVAHDHLVSALASGSGTVPGDRLREFETRRRPTVERVVALQRRAGRAIGFWLDYGEYAPPWLVRASVVTFGQRLPRFGPIRRSVESFALGDRSVSVARSRFVD
- a CDS encoding ring-cleaving dioxygenase → MTEPTPTPGIHHVTCVAGDPQRNMEFWAETLGLRLVKRSINQDDPSTYHFFFGDAEGTPGTSMTFFPWEDLPQGKVGSGQVSRIAFRVPEGSLDFWEDRFDEYGVEYDERVERFGETVLPFRDPDDLPVELVETEIGDDDPTTAWTEFVPEDAAIRGFHSVTLWVADPDPTEELLETMGFDRVGTEQAEGDTPGDERTRFAAEGPVGKYVDVLPTIQGGRNGHGTVHHVAFQTPTDEEQDAMRKAVRSRGLNPTQQIDRHWFRSVYFREHAGILFELATNGPGYDSDEPLDDLGGRLVLPGTFEAQRDEIEAGLPDVTIPRAEPADADD